The following proteins are encoded in a genomic region of Fundidesulfovibrio putealis DSM 16056:
- a CDS encoding iron-containing alcohol dehydrogenase: MGTNITFQTTRRIIMGAGSLGKVGEEVRRLGAKRVMVVTDPGLANTGMVDRLEDYLKQAKITYSRYSDVEADPSYETAVRASESVKAFKADAILGIGGGSAQDVAKVASVLATNPGNVSAIFGVDLVPKPGLKLILVPTTAGTGSEVTPIAILSDHHEKLKLGIVSPYLFPSVAILDPELTLGLPPHVTAATGMDALIHALEAYTSKNASDMTDMLALQAIKLVFGSIRTAFSNGSDVNARSKMLEGSMLAGMAFANAGVTAVHAFAYPIGAEFHIPHGVANSIMLVPVMEFNMLGNIPKFAHLAEVLGENVNGLSQRESALKAVEAMRLLCADLQVPAKLSAFGIKKENIPDLAKGVMKVTRLLANNPRLLKLEDAEAIYRCAL; the protein is encoded by the coding sequence ATGGGAACCAATATAACGTTTCAGACCACGCGGCGCATCATCATGGGGGCTGGCTCGCTCGGAAAAGTCGGCGAGGAGGTCCGCAGGCTGGGCGCCAAACGGGTGATGGTGGTGACCGATCCGGGGCTGGCCAATACCGGCATGGTGGACAGGCTCGAGGATTATCTCAAGCAGGCCAAGATTACGTATTCGCGCTATTCCGACGTGGAGGCTGACCCCTCATACGAGACGGCTGTGCGTGCCAGCGAGAGCGTCAAGGCTTTCAAGGCCGACGCCATCCTGGGAATCGGCGGGGGCTCGGCCCAGGATGTGGCCAAGGTGGCCTCGGTTCTGGCCACCAATCCCGGCAACGTATCGGCCATATTCGGGGTTGACCTCGTGCCCAAGCCCGGACTCAAACTCATCCTGGTTCCCACCACTGCAGGCACCGGCAGCGAGGTCACCCCCATCGCCATTCTCTCGGATCACCACGAGAAACTGAAACTTGGCATCGTGAGCCCGTACCTCTTCCCCAGCGTGGCTATTCTCGACCCCGAGTTGACCCTTGGCCTGCCCCCGCACGTCACTGCCGCCACGGGAATGGACGCCCTGATCCACGCTTTGGAGGCATACACCTCGAAAAACGCCAGCGACATGACCGACATGCTGGCCCTGCAAGCCATCAAGTTGGTGTTCGGCAGCATCCGCACAGCCTTCTCCAACGGATCTGATGTAAACGCCCGGTCCAAGATGCTGGAAGGCAGCATGCTGGCGGGCATGGCTTTCGCCAATGCGGGGGTCACGGCCGTGCACGCCTTCGCCTACCCCATAGGGGCTGAATTCCATATACCCCACGGCGTTGCCAACAGCATTATGCTGGTGCCGGTCATGGAGTTCAACATGCTCGGCAACATTCCCAAATTCGCCCACCTGGCCGAGGTATTGGGAGAGAACGTGAACGGACTCTCCCAGAGGGAGTCGGCCCTCAAGGCGGTCGAAGCCATGCGCCTGCTTTGCGCCGATCTCCAGGTTCCGGCGAAGCTCAGCGCGTTCGGGATCAAGAAAGAGAACATCCCGGATCTTGCCAAGGGGGTCATGAAGGTTACACGGCTCCTGGCCAACAATCCACGCCTCCTCAAGCTGGAAGACGCCGAAGCCATCTACAGGTGCGCGCTGTAA
- a CDS encoding ABC transporter ATP-binding protein gives MSQTEPLLELDGLSKAFGGLKVTDNVSFKVRPGEMSAIIGPNGAGKTTLFNQITGHLKPDGGRIVFNGVDVAGMSTQQIVGMGMGRAFQVASLFLGETVLDNVRVACLSKLDQTRRPLRPVSEFKRATTRAMDILESLGLARYADRQAHELAHGDQKLLDIGIALALEPMLLMLDEPTSGMSPEERHLTRELVLKLWKDFNLTLVFIEHDMDTVFGLAQSVRVLQSGRLLADGTPDEIRNNPEVITAYLGEEVA, from the coding sequence ATGAGCCAAACCGAGCCTCTTCTCGAACTGGACGGGCTGAGCAAGGCCTTCGGTGGTCTCAAGGTGACCGATAATGTGAGCTTCAAGGTCAGGCCCGGAGAAATGTCGGCCATCATCGGCCCCAACGGAGCCGGCAAGACCACCCTGTTCAACCAGATCACGGGACATCTCAAGCCTGATGGAGGGCGCATCGTTTTCAATGGGGTGGACGTGGCCGGAATGTCCACCCAACAGATCGTAGGCATGGGGATGGGGCGGGCCTTTCAGGTAGCCTCCCTGTTCCTTGGAGAGACTGTGCTGGACAACGTACGCGTGGCCTGCCTCTCCAAGTTGGACCAGACCCGCAGGCCGCTCCGGCCGGTGTCGGAATTCAAGCGGGCCACCACCCGGGCCATGGACATCCTGGAAAGCCTGGGCCTGGCAAGGTACGCCGACCGACAGGCCCACGAGCTGGCGCATGGCGACCAGAAGCTGTTGGACATCGGCATCGCCCTGGCGCTTGAGCCCATGCTGCTCATGCTCGACGAGCCGACCTCCGGGATGTCTCCCGAGGAGCGACACCTGACGCGCGAACTGGTGCTGAAGCTGTGGAAGGACTTCAACCTGACCCTCGTCTTCATCGAGCATGACATGGACACGGTTTTCGGCTTGGCTCAGAGCGTGCGGGTTCTCCAGAGCGGCAGGCTCCTTGCCGACGGCACCCCCGACGAAATTCGCAACAACCCGGAAGTGATCACCGCCTATCTGGGCGAGGAGGTAGCATGA
- a CDS encoding DUF1318 domain-containing protein, with protein sequence MVSHPVKFVALSACLLVFSACATVQVNFPASEVAQSAELLVADAFSSRSMVATRASGAPRRVDSVANPDVRAAMESILDRQGSLKPFYDAGGVGIGNDGYLAVRPGESVSAAQAEDARKLVAEDNADRARLYAALAKDLKIKSADLPKVGEIYAQTWRDNALKNWWVQAKDGSWSRK encoded by the coding sequence ATGGTCTCGCATCCTGTTAAATTTGTCGCGCTGTCCGCTTGTCTGCTGGTGTTTTCGGCCTGCGCCACCGTCCAGGTCAACTTCCCAGCCAGCGAGGTCGCCCAGAGCGCGGAGCTCCTGGTGGCGGACGCCTTCTCCTCCCGCAGCATGGTTGCCACGCGGGCGTCAGGCGCTCCCCGGCGCGTGGACAGCGTGGCGAACCCGGACGTGCGGGCCGCCATGGAATCCATCCTGGACAGGCAGGGCAGCCTCAAGCCGTTCTATGACGCGGGCGGCGTGGGAATCGGGAACGACGGCTACCTGGCCGTGCGTCCGGGCGAGAGCGTAAGCGCAGCCCAGGCCGAGGATGCCCGCAAGCTCGTGGCCGAGGACAACGCGGACCGCGCCAGGCTCTACGCCGCGCTGGCAAAGGACCTGAAGATAAAGAGCGCGGACCTCCCCAAGGTGGGGGAAATCTACGCCCAGACCTGGCGCGACAACGCCCTGAAGAACTGGTGGGTGCAAGCCAAGGACGGAAGCTGGTCGCGGAAATAG
- a CDS encoding branched-chain amino acid ABC transporter permease, translating to MSNKPFAANSLYLLGFVVLFGLVPILKTTNYQMLLAAHVLVWGLFAVSFNMLFGVTGMLSFGQALYYGMGAYSVGLCVKYLGSAWFFPGMLLGLVLSILFSWLLGHLIIRVSGVFFTMLTLAFGQLGWQVMFKWYSFTGGDDGIQNIIPPGLFANKVAYYYLVLALVGVSIWFLGRLNSSPMGLILRCVRQNPERVRFLGRRVRRNQQRIYCISALFSALAGALMSGVDYSIHTDMFYWTTSGHVILMSILGGIGQFFGPLVGAAVIVTIEDVVGAFTEYWSLIIGSVMLVMVLGLPRGLMGEIAHLRVRFANRPAKLQTRLGEELK from the coding sequence ATGTCGAACAAGCCTTTTGCCGCCAATTCGCTCTATCTCCTGGGCTTTGTGGTGTTGTTTGGCTTGGTTCCCATCCTGAAAACCACCAACTACCAGATGCTGTTGGCCGCGCACGTGCTGGTATGGGGCCTTTTCGCGGTGTCCTTCAACATGCTTTTCGGCGTGACCGGCATGCTCTCCTTCGGCCAGGCCCTCTATTATGGGATGGGGGCCTACAGCGTCGGGCTGTGCGTGAAGTATCTGGGCTCGGCCTGGTTCTTCCCAGGCATGCTCCTGGGGCTCGTGCTGTCGATCCTGTTCTCCTGGCTGCTTGGCCATTTGATCATCCGGGTGAGCGGCGTGTTTTTCACCATGTTGACCCTGGCGTTCGGGCAACTGGGCTGGCAGGTGATGTTCAAATGGTACTCCTTCACCGGGGGCGACGACGGGATCCAGAACATCATCCCCCCGGGCCTGTTCGCCAACAAGGTGGCCTATTATTATCTCGTGCTGGCTTTGGTTGGGGTGTCGATCTGGTTTCTAGGACGTCTGAACTCCTCGCCCATGGGGCTCATTCTGCGGTGCGTGCGCCAAAATCCAGAGCGCGTGCGCTTCCTGGGCCGCCGGGTGCGGCGCAACCAGCAGCGCATTTACTGTATATCCGCACTCTTCTCCGCACTGGCCGGGGCCCTGATGAGTGGTGTGGATTACTCAATCCACACCGACATGTTCTATTGGACCACCTCGGGCCATGTGATCCTGATGTCCATCCTGGGCGGCATCGGGCAGTTCTTCGGACCGTTGGTCGGCGCGGCGGTCATCGTGACCATCGAGGACGTTGTGGGCGCTTTCACCGAATACTGGTCGCTGATCATCGGCTCGGTCATGCTGGTCATGGTGCTGGGCCTGCCGCGCGGATTGATGGGTGAGATAGCCCATCTCCGCGTGCGGTTTGCCAACCGTCCGGCCAAACTCCAGACCAGGTTGGGGGAGGAGCTGAAATGA
- a CDS encoding aldehyde ferredoxin oxidoreductase family protein, with translation MFGFYSRILTVDLTNRKYSIEPLAPQLLESVLGGKGLGTSLLVSLNPAGADPLGPENRLIFATGPFCGGPVWGGSRYGVFTKSPLTGFYAESYSGGKVPEAIDRAGFDAVVIEGASDRPVALTVHPGGCTFHDASSMWGMETYDAERAARATLVVDRPDFGAPGAVVIGPAGEKLVRYALIANDYWRCAGRAGVGAVMGSKRLKAIVFQGDRKRELADPKGVRAYASEFAKAGKENKGVKAYKAYGTTMMVALMNTAGAFPAKYWSQGTCDHWQKISGETFHKEHDVTPHACLKCFMACGRMARLTKGRHEGLQLEGPEYETIYAFGGLCMIEEMEEIVWLNDLCDRLGLDTITAGNLCALAIEACLRGKLDLGLDYGDFEGVGRLIQNIASRSGHGEIMADGIIPTAEAWGLSDLAIHVKGMEPPGYDPRVLKGMGLAYGTSPRGACHLRTTFYKPELAGFIPADAIEGKAEMLIDYEDRLTIFDTLILCRFYRDMYTWEELEKAIGLVTGLDASKEELRRKAARILNLTREFNLREGLTIKDDRLPGRLHREALPDGRGLTEAEMETLLTDYYRLRGWKLDGSLA, from the coding sequence ATGTTCGGATTCTACAGCAGGATACTCACGGTGGATCTCACCAACCGGAAGTACTCGATCGAACCCCTTGCACCCCAACTCCTGGAGTCGGTGCTTGGAGGCAAGGGTCTGGGAACGAGCCTGCTTGTTTCGCTGAACCCGGCTGGGGCGGATCCGCTGGGCCCTGAAAACCGGCTGATCTTCGCCACGGGCCCCTTCTGCGGTGGGCCTGTCTGGGGGGGGAGCCGCTACGGCGTATTCACCAAGTCCCCGCTGACTGGGTTCTACGCCGAATCCTATTCAGGGGGCAAAGTGCCCGAGGCCATCGACCGGGCCGGATTCGATGCCGTGGTCATCGAAGGCGCGTCGGACCGGCCGGTGGCCCTGACCGTTCATCCCGGGGGGTGCACATTTCACGACGCCTCTTCCATGTGGGGCATGGAGACCTACGACGCCGAACGCGCGGCCCGGGCCACACTGGTCGTGGATAGGCCGGATTTTGGCGCGCCGGGCGCGGTGGTCATCGGCCCGGCAGGTGAGAAGCTGGTGCGCTACGCGCTCATCGCCAACGATTACTGGCGCTGCGCGGGCCGGGCCGGAGTCGGGGCGGTGATGGGCTCCAAGAGGCTCAAGGCTATCGTCTTTCAGGGCGATCGCAAGCGCGAATTGGCCGACCCCAAGGGCGTGCGGGCCTACGCTTCGGAGTTCGCCAAGGCGGGCAAGGAGAACAAGGGCGTGAAGGCCTACAAGGCCTACGGCACCACCATGATGGTGGCACTCATGAACACTGCGGGGGCCTTTCCTGCCAAGTACTGGAGCCAGGGGACCTGCGACCACTGGCAGAAGATCAGCGGGGAGACCTTCCACAAGGAGCACGACGTTACACCCCACGCCTGCCTCAAATGCTTCATGGCTTGCGGGCGCATGGCCCGGCTGACCAAGGGCCGCCATGAGGGGCTCCAGTTGGAGGGGCCAGAATACGAGACCATCTACGCCTTCGGTGGCCTATGCATGATCGAGGAGATGGAGGAGATCGTCTGGCTGAACGACTTGTGCGACCGTCTGGGCCTGGACACCATCACGGCCGGTAACCTGTGTGCACTGGCCATCGAGGCCTGCCTCAGGGGCAAGCTGGATCTCGGCCTGGACTACGGCGACTTCGAAGGCGTGGGCAGGCTCATCCAGAACATCGCCTCCAGAAGCGGACACGGAGAAATCATGGCGGACGGCATCATCCCCACGGCTGAGGCTTGGGGCCTCTCGGACCTGGCCATCCACGTGAAAGGCATGGAGCCTCCGGGATACGATCCGCGCGTGCTCAAGGGCATGGGGCTTGCCTATGGAACCTCTCCCAGAGGGGCCTGCCATCTGCGCACGACTTTCTACAAGCCGGAGTTGGCCGGTTTCATCCCTGCCGACGCCATTGAGGGCAAAGCCGAGATGCTCATCGACTACGAGGACCGCCTCACGATCTTCGACACGCTCATCCTCTGCCGCTTCTACAGGGACATGTACACCTGGGAGGAACTGGAGAAGGCCATCGGGCTGGTGACTGGCCTGGACGCTTCCAAGGAAGAACTCAGACGCAAGGCGGCCCGCATCCTGAACCTCACCCGGGAGTTCAACCTCCGCGAGGGGCTGACCATCAAGGACGACCGTCTGCCGGGGCGCCTGCACCGGGAGGCCCTTCCCGACGGCAGGGGGCTGACCGAGGCCGAAATGGAGACCCTGCTGACGGATTATTATCGACTCCGGGGATGGAAGCTCGACGGTTCTCTTGCATAG
- a CDS encoding translocation/assembly module TamB domain-containing protein: protein MPHHTDAEQTGQSAPRSKWAVRVALGVLCLLGAALGAVALVMASSEGRLFLVNAVLRAAGQDASVESADLGLFPPQLALSGLVARRALPAEMGGHVNIRVASLTLARDGLAPDGLRHMWRVEVESPDVSALFESLPKAESRTPGSPSVHLPPLPDNVRVSLRGGAFKAFWPGGEASAAQAALSMEPGGEVVLQARAAVRLNASMDGIDAHAESLPAERLTLPDVADKAPGKSLAADARVVIRGNLDPASSKANVNFRLDQTELVTRYFRASLESNGELVAKAEDLNLDSFALRLERVRLTDEGAALPESLKGFLEGAQADMLAHGRFQKGVLDIEVDRIAVPGLLAAQGRIEGSRDQGFVVSTQADLADLRRLAPLVQPLMPENLRDLKLDGQTAISLNLELPSGGPVRASAAVSSPSMGIASASLGVEGVLSIVAAFDDGALSGQVAMRGAVKRPELSLPAFQFEAGLGGRLPTITVEAVNFRASLGQFAGGMAFPEIKAHGGAGMTVSQGRVSGVVSMIADACDLGTLSCSVGMDSGAPGSLVVERAHATVQLERLAEVLGLPALTAGKSGEKNRVSARAAADRAGKSGTRSAKPGAATGAVGVAGNVEAWLKPGELAAGRLAHVEARLKDVRIDLPERASFGTGLSGSVGLDFDPGAPQTLAVSIALQGGALHLPDALLEFSKHPAKVNAKIQLIAPDKGADVSAEASLARLASVGVKGRFTPSKKGWTGQGDATIALPDLSGLASALAPALSGQDGVQVQGKARMRLGFAEGLAAPKLTGRGEVELTSLRAHGVESTGLRIPVILTRDSLRLWDETSPALELMLLGGRLTLSRPEVRNPFEPTFEARLSARLTELPLAELSKGKLSSAASGNWETITLTKDMLNVDGELTAKAFGGDLVVMGLKVARPFAADRQFRVHAGLLGADMRSVSAMAGVGRITGRLNVTLSELHMAGFLPLAFTLRVESLPEPGVEQRISLGAVDSLTEVSAGGRVDPGLAARAALMLFGDFGYKKLGLLIGLKGAMCTVRGLHHENGVEYILKRSGLAGVDVVNGNPENAMPFADLLVRIKKIMNRETKPGVEFGMGHGHDAPRPAKIKVPAPSGIGE from the coding sequence ATGCCGCACCACACTGACGCCGAGCAGACCGGCCAGAGCGCGCCCAGGAGCAAGTGGGCGGTGCGCGTTGCTCTTGGCGTCCTGTGTCTGCTGGGCGCAGCTCTTGGGGCGGTGGCGCTGGTCATGGCGAGCTCTGAGGGGCGGTTGTTCTTGGTTAACGCTGTTCTCAGGGCTGCGGGACAGGACGCTTCGGTCGAATCCGCTGATCTCGGCCTGTTTCCGCCGCAGCTTGCGCTGTCGGGCCTTGTCGCTCGCAGGGCGCTCCCCGCTGAAATGGGCGGGCACGTCAACATTCGCGTCGCCTCTCTCACCCTGGCCCGTGACGGACTGGCCCCCGATGGCCTTCGCCACATGTGGCGCGTCGAGGTCGAGTCGCCGGATGTTTCCGCGCTGTTCGAATCACTGCCCAAGGCTGAAAGCCGGACACCGGGATCTCCCTCCGTGCATCTCCCCCCTCTGCCGGACAACGTGCGCGTGTCGCTGCGGGGGGGCGCGTTCAAGGCGTTCTGGCCCGGCGGCGAGGCCTCTGCGGCGCAGGCGGCTCTGTCCATGGAGCCGGGCGGCGAAGTCGTGCTGCAAGCGCGGGCGGCAGTGCGCCTGAACGCGTCTATGGACGGAATCGATGCCCACGCGGAGAGTCTCCCCGCTGAACGGCTTACCCTGCCCGACGTCGCTGACAAGGCTCCCGGCAAATCCCTCGCTGCTGATGCGCGCGTGGTCATCCGGGGCAATCTCGACCCTGCTTCGTCCAAGGCGAACGTGAATTTTCGCCTGGATCAAACCGAACTCGTCACCCGCTATTTCCGGGCCTCCCTGGAAAGCAATGGCGAACTCGTCGCAAAGGCGGAGGACCTGAATCTGGACTCCTTCGCCCTGCGGCTTGAGCGGGTACGCCTCACCGACGAAGGGGCGGCGCTCCCAGAATCTCTCAAAGGGTTCCTGGAGGGGGCGCAGGCGGACATGCTCGCCCACGGTCGTTTTCAGAAAGGGGTTTTGGACATTGAAGTGGACCGCATCGCCGTGCCGGGACTCCTGGCGGCGCAGGGCCGCATTGAAGGCTCCCGCGACCAGGGATTCGTCGTGAGCACGCAGGCGGACCTTGCAGACCTCCGCCGTCTTGCTCCTCTGGTGCAGCCTCTTATGCCGGAAAACCTGCGCGACCTAAAACTGGACGGGCAGACGGCTATCTCCCTGAACCTGGAACTCCCTTCTGGCGGCCCGGTGCGGGCCAGCGCCGCAGTGTCATCTCCCTCCATGGGGATTGCGAGCGCCTCGCTCGGGGTTGAGGGCGTCCTCTCCATCGTGGCGGCGTTCGACGACGGGGCCTTGTCCGGCCAGGTGGCCATGCGCGGAGCGGTGAAGCGTCCCGAGCTGTCCCTTCCAGCTTTCCAGTTCGAGGCCGGTCTTGGCGGGCGGCTGCCGACGATCACCGTGGAGGCGGTCAACTTCCGGGCTTCCCTGGGCCAGTTCGCCGGAGGGATGGCGTTCCCGGAGATCAAGGCGCACGGCGGAGCGGGAATGACGGTGTCCCAGGGCAGGGTCTCCGGCGTGGTGTCCATGATCGCAGATGCCTGCGATCTGGGGACCCTGAGCTGTTCTGTGGGGATGGATTCAGGCGCACCGGGTTCTCTGGTTGTGGAACGAGCGCACGCCACCGTGCAGCTCGAACGGCTGGCCGAGGTCCTTGGGTTGCCTGCCCTGACGGCGGGCAAGTCTGGTGAGAAGAACCGCGTTTCCGCGCGCGCCGCCGCAGACAGGGCCGGAAAGTCCGGGACAAGGTCCGCAAAGCCGGGAGCGGCGACGGGGGCCGTTGGCGTGGCGGGGAATGTGGAGGCCTGGCTCAAGCCCGGCGAGCTTGCTGCGGGGCGTCTTGCCCATGTGGAAGCCCGCCTGAAGGATGTCCGCATTGACCTGCCAGAGCGTGCTAGCTTTGGCACCGGACTTTCCGGCAGCGTGGGACTGGATTTCGATCCCGGTGCGCCGCAGACGCTCGCCGTTTCGATCGCCCTCCAGGGCGGGGCGCTGCATCTGCCGGACGCCCTGCTTGAGTTCTCGAAGCATCCCGCAAAGGTGAACGCGAAGATCCAGCTGATCGCCCCGGACAAGGGCGCTGATGTCTCAGCGGAGGCATCCCTGGCGCGGCTGGCCAGCGTTGGCGTCAAGGGACGGTTCACACCCTCGAAAAAGGGCTGGACCGGACAAGGCGACGCTACCATCGCCCTTCCTGACCTAAGCGGGCTGGCTTCTGCCCTGGCTCCGGCCCTTTCCGGGCAGGACGGCGTTCAGGTGCAGGGCAAGGCGCGCATGCGGCTGGGGTTCGCCGAGGGCCTCGCCGCCCCGAAACTGACCGGGCGCGGCGAGGTGGAGCTGACGAGTCTTCGTGCGCATGGCGTGGAGAGTACGGGACTGCGCATTCCCGTGATCCTCACCAGGGACTCACTGCGGCTCTGGGACGAGACCAGCCCGGCGCTTGAGCTGATGCTGCTTGGCGGCAGGCTGACTCTCTCGCGGCCCGAAGTGCGCAACCCCTTCGAGCCAACTTTCGAGGCCCGGCTCTCGGCCCGGCTGACGGAGCTGCCGCTTGCAGAGCTGTCCAAGGGGAAGCTGTCGAGCGCGGCCTCCGGCAACTGGGAAACCATCACCCTCACCAAGGACATGCTGAACGTGGACGGAGAGCTGACCGCAAAGGCCTTCGGGGGCGATCTGGTGGTCATGGGGCTCAAGGTGGCCCGCCCGTTTGCGGCGGATCGCCAGTTCCGGGTCCATGCAGGGCTTCTCGGCGCGGACATGCGGTCCGTGAGCGCCATGGCCGGGGTGGGCAGGATTACCGGCAGGCTCAACGTGACTCTGTCGGAGCTCCACATGGCGGGCTTTCTGCCTCTGGCCTTCACCCTGCGCGTGGAGTCGCTCCCCGAACCTGGCGTGGAGCAGCGCATCAGCCTCGGCGCGGTGGACTCGCTGACCGAGGTGAGCGCGGGGGGGCGTGTCGATCCCGGATTGGCGGCGCGAGCCGCGCTCATGCTGTTCGGCGACTTCGGCTACAAGAAGCTGGGTCTGCTCATCGGGCTTAAAGGGGCCATGTGCACCGTGCGCGGCCTGCATCACGAGAATGGGGTCGAATACATCCTGAAGCGTTCAGGATTGGCTGGAGTGGACGTGGTCAACGGAAACCCTGAGAATGCAATGCCTTTTGCGGACCTGCTTGTCCGAATCAAGAAAATAATGAATAGGGAAACGAAGCCGGGCGTGGAATTCGGCATGGGGCATGGGCACGACGCACCGCGTCCCGCAAAGATCAAGGTCCCGGCTCCTTCTGGAATAGGGGAATGA
- a CDS encoding membrane lipoprotein lipid attachment site-containing protein — translation MKRILFAVVLVAMVAGCKKASQTSMEQADAVSYKPQDYVNSSIPGPQLVVIPGGIKSANATFTQKVSDNNIADYAEIELSKANFKVLERSDLGPLLNEIQIAAGMGDAEALRKFQRGKFQATRWFVRFDVLKAEPVAAAQKSFDGKYLGIIAGALVGQATDSAAAGAATGATVASAKGKDSSEVWLVGLRYKIMDAVSGEQVATGYFEDKMEIGEKVTSFLGFTESKGMRVGLDTVVQVLVQKAVYEIDKQYKGDQPPTSPVSASASAASGEQPKEPSDRPAPSGRTPQAATAHPARATQTASSQSSASLTPNINVVEGGGVRMDSESYAKLQQSLRDEAAKNDAKKD, via the coding sequence ATGAAACGCATCCTGTTTGCCGTTGTCCTTGTCGCCATGGTTGCTGGTTGCAAAAAGGCCTCACAGACTTCGATGGAGCAGGCTGACGCCGTCTCCTATAAGCCGCAGGACTACGTAAACTCCTCCATCCCTGGCCCCCAGTTGGTTGTAATTCCTGGTGGGATCAAGTCAGCGAACGCCACCTTCACCCAGAAGGTTTCAGACAACAATATTGCTGACTACGCCGAGATAGAATTGTCCAAGGCGAACTTTAAAGTTTTGGAACGCAGCGACCTGGGGCCTCTTCTCAACGAAATACAGATTGCCGCGGGCATGGGCGACGCGGAGGCCCTGCGCAAGTTCCAGCGAGGTAAGTTCCAGGCCACCCGTTGGTTCGTGCGATTCGACGTGCTCAAGGCCGAGCCCGTTGCTGCGGCGCAGAAGAGTTTCGACGGGAAGTATCTCGGGATCATCGCTGGCGCCCTTGTGGGGCAGGCCACGGACAGCGCCGCTGCCGGAGCGGCCACCGGGGCGACAGTCGCATCGGCCAAGGGCAAGGATTCCTCGGAGGTGTGGCTGGTGGGCCTACGCTATAAGATAATGGACGCGGTTTCCGGGGAACAGGTGGCCACCGGTTATTTCGAGGACAAGATGGAGATCGGTGAGAAAGTCACGTCCTTCCTGGGATTCACCGAGTCCAAAGGCATGCGCGTGGGGCTGGATACAGTCGTTCAGGTTCTGGTGCAGAAGGCGGTCTACGAGATCGACAAGCAATACAAAGGCGATCAGCCGCCAACGTCTCCGGTTTCCGCTTCCGCGTCGGCGGCATCCGGAGAGCAGCCCAAAGAACCAAGCGACCGCCCGGCTCCCTCGGGGCGGACTCCCCAGGCAGCGACCGCCCATCCTGCTCGCGCAACTCAGACCGCCTCGTCCCAATCGTCCGCGTCCCTCACCCCGAACATCAACGTCGTCGAAGGCGGCGGCGTTCGCATGGATTCGGAGAGCTACGCCAAACTGCAGCAGAGCCTGAGGGACGAGGCCGCCAAGAACGATGCGAAGAAGGACTGA
- a CDS encoding ABC transporter ATP-binding protein, with amino-acid sequence MTPILSGSGLNTFYGRSHILFDMGLEVRKGETVCLVGRNGAGKTTTFRSLMNLTPPRSGRIGFLGRECTGLPPYKMARLGLSFVPEDRRILAPFTVRENLEMGVIAERSGRWNMDTVLDCFPTLRRMLDRMGGALSGGEQQMLTIGRALMGNPEVLILDEPTEGLSPVIVGELKELVLRLKREGTTILLSEQNIRFALAVSDCVVVMDKGRGVFTGTVDAFRRDEQVQSKYLAV; translated from the coding sequence ATGACCCCCATCCTCTCGGGCAGCGGGCTCAACACCTTTTACGGGCGCAGCCATATTCTCTTCGACATGGGCCTCGAGGTCCGCAAAGGGGAAACCGTCTGCCTCGTGGGTCGCAACGGAGCGGGCAAAACCACCACCTTCCGCTCGCTCATGAACCTCACTCCCCCCCGATCCGGGCGGATCGGGTTCCTGGGGCGCGAATGCACGGGGCTGCCTCCCTACAAGATGGCCAGGCTCGGGCTGAGCTTCGTGCCCGAAGACAGACGCATTCTCGCGCCGTTCACCGTGCGCGAGAACCTGGAGATGGGCGTCATCGCCGAGCGTTCGGGGCGTTGGAACATGGACACCGTGCTCGACTGCTTCCCCACCCTGAGGCGCATGCTGGATCGCATGGGCGGGGCTCTGTCTGGAGGCGAGCAACAGATGCTGACCATTGGCCGGGCCCTGATGGGCAACCCGGAAGTGCTCATCCTGGACGAGCCGACGGAAGGGCTCTCGCCCGTTATAGTGGGCGAGCTCAAGGAACTGGTCCTTCGCCTCAAGCGTGAAGGAACCACCATCCTGCTTTCGGAGCAGAACATCCGCTTTGCCCTGGCCGTGTCCGACTGTGTTGTGGTCATGGACAAGGGGAGGGGTGTCTTCACCGGAACCGTGGATGCATTCAGGAGGGATGAGCAGGTACAGAGCAAGTACCTTGCGGTCTAG